From Streptomyces sp. TLI_053, a single genomic window includes:
- a CDS encoding TetR family transcriptional regulator: protein MQGQGTDTAAEPGLRDRKRARTRQAIRTAGLDLFEEQGFESTTVDQICRRADVAHRTFFRYYECKEALLFGMDFGLVLLDAFAAAPSGLGIWEAFEHARVTTDGQLEELAEHTVRRRELRRRFIGIRSVHDFALIMIDAFSQRAAAIAADRLGVDVTADLRPQALAALLAGMTRRHVVNGEEGRPLEDWAVAFRQLLGPLAEPGGVPGPGPVPLSPGPGVASAPVGGAG, encoded by the coding sequence ATGCAGGGGCAGGGGACGGACACCGCGGCGGAGCCCGGGCTGCGCGACCGCAAGCGCGCGCGGACCAGGCAGGCGATCCGTACGGCGGGGCTCGACCTCTTCGAGGAGCAGGGCTTCGAGAGCACCACGGTGGACCAGATCTGCCGGCGCGCGGACGTCGCCCACCGCACCTTCTTCCGGTACTACGAGTGCAAGGAAGCCCTGCTCTTCGGCATGGACTTCGGGCTGGTACTGCTGGACGCCTTCGCCGCCGCGCCCTCCGGGCTCGGGATCTGGGAGGCCTTCGAGCACGCCAGGGTCACCACCGACGGGCAGTTGGAGGAGCTGGCCGAGCACACCGTGCGGCGCCGGGAGCTGCGGCGCCGGTTCATCGGGATCCGCAGCGTGCACGACTTCGCCCTGATCATGATCGACGCGTTCTCGCAGCGGGCGGCGGCGATCGCGGCCGACCGGCTGGGCGTGGACGTGACCGCCGACCTGCGGCCGCAGGCGCTGGCTGCCCTGCTGGCGGGCATGACCCGGCGGCACGTCGTCAACGGCGAGGAGGGGCGGCCGCTGGAGGACTGGGCGGTGGCGTTCCGGCAACTGCTCGGGCCGCTCGCGGAGCCCGGGGGCGTGCCCGGTCCGGGGCCCGTTCCGCTGTCGCCCGGGCCCGGGGTGGCCTCCGCACCCGTCGGTGGCGCCGGGTGA
- a CDS encoding tyrosine-protein phosphatase, whose product MTLVNFRDPATLADPAGRWIRPGVLHRSAQPFPQDDAGIAAQLRTAGVRTIVDLRGDGEARDEDWAVSAADGVEVVAARIQPTTAELEAAMQAMVTDADLGAFYLLMAESAPEAVRLAVEAAARPGGVLLHCAAGKDRTGFLTALLLDLLGVPAEEIVADYARTGAALTQIFQGLAERNRAALNDYTTGNLVVPRPLLEAPAGAMAAFLELVGSRYGGTEGFLAHCGVDAATVAAFRAKAAPAAVPAVPAGPTGPTAAPAGVTA is encoded by the coding sequence ATGACCCTGGTCAACTTCCGCGACCCCGCCACCCTCGCCGACCCCGCCGGCCGGTGGATCCGCCCCGGCGTCCTGCACCGCTCCGCCCAGCCCTTCCCCCAGGACGACGCCGGGATCGCCGCTCAGCTGCGCACCGCCGGCGTCCGCACGATCGTCGACCTGCGCGGCGACGGCGAGGCGCGGGACGAGGACTGGGCGGTGTCGGCGGCCGACGGCGTCGAGGTGGTCGCCGCCCGTATCCAGCCCACCACCGCGGAACTGGAGGCGGCCATGCAGGCGATGGTCACCGACGCAGACCTCGGCGCCTTCTACCTGCTGATGGCCGAGTCCGCCCCCGAGGCCGTCAGGCTCGCCGTCGAGGCCGCCGCCCGCCCCGGCGGGGTGCTGCTGCACTGCGCCGCGGGCAAGGACCGCACCGGCTTCCTGACCGCCCTGCTGCTCGACCTGCTCGGCGTGCCCGCCGAGGAGATCGTCGCCGACTACGCCCGCACCGGCGCGGCGCTGACCCAGATCTTCCAGGGCCTGGCCGAGCGCAACCGGGCCGCGCTGAACGACTACACGACCGGCAACCTGGTCGTCCCCCGTCCGCTGCTGGAGGCCCCGGCCGGCGCGATGGCCGCCTTCCTGGAGCTGGTCGGCAGCCGCTACGGCGGCACCGAGGGCTTCCTCGCCCACTGCGGCGTGGACGCCGCGACCGTCGCCGCCTTCCGCGCCAAGGCCGCTCCCGCCGCCGTCCCCGCCGTTCCCGCCGGGCCCACCGGGCCCACCGCCGCTCCCGCCGGGGTGACGGCGTGA
- a CDS encoding GntR family transcriptional regulator — MATHRSDTPLYRRLARQLQERIDAGTYPAGSRLPSEPELSADFGVNRLTVRQAVAELERAAVLEIRRGVGTFVRPPSVRVSIAVDPRSQRFDLGSVHRALPLGTELPDGAAGTVEGDGEAVVAAPAVGGSAEDEEAARHLGRATGELSRVDTVIRIGGRPRVANSYWVPTRPLPAELLQPGRPGNMVPALAGAAGVELEYDWRAFGAIGADLADAELLGVPPGTPLLVREGVSCTPDGTPALYVRRRIDGSSARFVLHYREPGGTAGTGGSGPAR, encoded by the coding sequence GTGGCAACGCACCGAAGCGACACCCCGCTGTACCGCCGGCTGGCCCGGCAGCTCCAGGAGCGCATCGACGCCGGGACGTACCCGGCGGGCTCCCGGCTGCCCAGCGAGCCGGAGCTGAGCGCCGACTTCGGCGTCAACCGGCTGACCGTCCGGCAGGCGGTGGCGGAGCTGGAGCGGGCCGCGGTGCTGGAGATCCGCCGGGGCGTGGGGACCTTCGTCCGCCCGCCGTCGGTCCGGGTCTCGATCGCCGTCGACCCGCGCAGCCAGCGGTTCGACCTCGGCAGCGTCCACCGCGCCCTGCCGCTCGGCACCGAGCTGCCGGACGGGGCGGCGGGAACCGTCGAGGGCGACGGCGAGGCCGTGGTGGCGGCACCGGCCGTCGGCGGCTCCGCCGAGGACGAGGAGGCCGCCCGGCACCTGGGCCGCGCCACCGGGGAGCTGTCCCGGGTGGACACGGTGATCCGGATCGGCGGCCGGCCCCGGGTGGCGAACAGCTACTGGGTGCCGACCCGGCCGCTGCCGGCCGAACTGCTGCAGCCCGGACGGCCGGGGAACATGGTGCCCGCCCTGGCCGGGGCGGCCGGGGTGGAGCTGGAGTACGACTGGCGGGCGTTCGGCGCGATCGGCGCGGACCTCGCGGACGCGGAGCTGCTCGGGGTGCCGCCGGGCACCCCGCTGCTGGTCCGCGAGGGCGTCAGCTGCACGCCCGACGGCACGCCGGCGCTGTACGTGCGGCGGCGGATCGACGGCAGCAGCGCGCGGTTCGTGCTGCACTACCGCGAGCCGGGCGGGACGGCCGGCACCGGGGGGTCCGGGCCCGCCCGGTAG